In Botrytis cinerea B05.10 chromosome 6, complete sequence, the following proteins share a genomic window:
- the Bcsec21 gene encoding Bcsec21: MSYSKKDEDGEMAIMRVDRTSVFQEARLFNSSPIQPRRCRVLLTKIALLLYTGEKFPTNEATTLFFGISKLFQNKDASLRQMVHLIIKELAHSAEDIIMVTSTIMKDTGGGTDAIYRPNAIRALCRIIDASTVQSIERVMKTAIVDKNPSVSSAALISSYHLLPIARDVVRRWQSETQEAATATKSSGGFSLGFSTSSSQMPVNNSTMAQYHAIGLLYQMRMHDRMALVKMVQQFGAAGAVKSPAATVMLVRLAAQLAEEDQQLRKPMMQLLDGWLRHKSEMVNFEAAKAICDMRDVTDAEVTQAIHVLQLFLTSPRAVTKFAAIRILHNFASFKPQAVHPCNPDIELLISNSNRSIATFAITTLLKTGNEASVDRLMKQISGFMADITDEFKITIVEAIRTLCLKFPNKQAGMLAFLSGILRDEGGYEFKRAVVESMFDLIKFVPDSKEDALAHLCEFIEDCEFTKLAVRILHLLGLEGPKTSQPTKYIRYIYNRVVLENAIVRAAAVTALAKFGVAQKDPEVKRSVTVLLTRCLDDVDDEVRDRAALNLRLMSESDDTADRFIKNENTFALPYLEHQLVMYVTADDKSTFDDPFDIASVPVVTKEQADAEERTKKLTTVTPTIKAPKSGPTKTSQSGAEAVASASATAQKYAQELLKIPEITPYGAVLKSSPVVELTESETEYVVTVVKHIFKEHIVLQYEVKNTLPDTVLEEVSVVASPSDEEELEEDFIIPATKLVTDEPGTIYVSFKKISGEAAFPSSTFTNILKFTTKEIDPTTGEPEDTGYDDEYQVEDLELTGSDYVVPAFAGNFNHIWEQVGASGEEAEETLQLSGVKSIADATEQLTKTLSLQPLDGTDVPINTTTHTLKLFGKTVTGGRVVANIRMAYSSKSGVTSKIVVRGEEEGIAALVIGSVA, from the exons ATGAGTTATAGtaaaaaagatgaagatggcgaAATGGCCATCATGCGTGTGGATAGAACCTCTGTTTTCCAAGAAG CTCGATTGTTTAACTCTTCCCCTATACAACCTCGAAGATGTCGTGTTCTCCTTACGAAGATTGCGCTTTTATTATACACCGGCGAGAAATTCCCTACCAACGAAGCCACTACCCTTTTCTTTGGTATCTCGAAGCTGTTCCAAAATAAAGATGCCAGCCTGCGGCAGATGGTCCACCTTATCATTAAGGAATTGGCGCATTCCGCAGAGGATATTATTATGGTCACAAGTACAATCATGAAGGATACTGGTGGAGGAACAGATGCGATCTACAGGCCAAATGCCATTCGGGCGTTGTGTCGTATCATTGAT GCCTCCACAGTCCAGAGTATTGAACGAGTAATGAAGACCGCAATTGTCGACAAGAACCCTTCCGTATCCTCTGCTGCCTTGATATCTTCCTACCACCTCTTACCTATAGCTCGCGATGTTGTTCGAAGATGGCAAAGCGAAACACAAGAAGCTGCAACAGCTACGAAATCGTCGGGTGGCTTCTCCCTTGGTTTCTCGACTTCCAGCAGCCAAATGCCAGTTAACAACTCAACAATGGCACAATACCATGCGATTGGtcttttatatcaaatgaGGATGCACGACAGAATGGCATTAGTTAAGATGGTTCAGCAATTTGGGGCCGCAGGTGCTGTTAAGAGTCCCGCTGCAACTGTCATGCTCGTCCGCCTGGCAGCACAACTggcagaagaagatcaaCAACTCCGAAAACCAATGATGCAACTCTTGGATGGCTGGCTCCGACACAAGAGTGAAATGGTGAACTTTGAGGCTGCCAAAGCCATTTGCGACATGCGAGACGTCACAGATGCTGAAGTTACTCAAGCCATTCATGTCTTGCAGCTTTTCCTTACCTCGCCAAGAGCTGTCACCAAATTTGCTGCGATTCGCATACTTCACAACTTCGCCTCCTTCAAGCCCCAAGCTGTTCATCCTTGCAACCCAGATATCGAACTTCTCATCTCGAACTCCAATAGATCAATTGCTACCTTTGCCATCACCACCCTTTTGAAGACCGGCAACGAAGCCAGTGTTGATCGATTGATGAAGCAAATTTCAGGATTCATGGCTGATATTACAGACGAGTTCAAGATCACCATTGTAGAAGCCATCCGTACCCTCTGTCTGAAGTTCCCCAACAAGCAAGCCGGCATGCTAGCATTCCTCAGTGGTATACTTCGCGATGAAGGAGGATATGAGTTTAAGCGCGCTGTAGTGGAGAGCATGTTTGACTTGATCAAGTTCGTTCCAGATTCAAAGGAAGATGCGTTGGCACATCTCTGTGAGTTCATTGAGGATTGTGAGTTCACAAAATTGGCTGTGCGcatccttcatcttctcggATTGGAAGGCCCAAAAACATCCCAACCCACCAAGTACATCAGATACATCTACAATCGAGTGGTTCTTGAGAATGCTATTGTACGAGCTGCCGCAGTCACAGCATTGGCAAAATTTGGTGTTGCACAGAAAGATCCAGAGGTCAAGCGCAGTGTTACCGTTCTCCTTACCAGATGTttggatgatgttgatgatgaagttcGTGACCGTGCTGCATTGAACTTGAGATTGATGTCAGAGTCTGATGATACCGCGGATCGTTTCATCAAGAATG AAAACACTTTCGCTTTGCCATACCTCGAGCATCAACTTGTTATGTACGTCACAGCTGATGACAAATCAACTTTCGATGATCCTTTCGATATTGCTTCGGTTCCGGTTGTTACCAAGGAGCAAGCAGACGCAGAGGAGCGAACCAAGAAACTCACAACAGTCACACCAACAATCAAGGCTCCAAAATCTGGTCCCACCAAGACTTCACAATCTGGCGCCGAAGCTGTTGCTTCCGCTTCTGCAACTGCTCAGAAGTATGCCCAGGAGTTACTCAAGATTCCAGAAATTACGCCATATGGTGCTGTATTGAAATCATCTCCTGTTGTTGAATTAACAGAATCGGAGACTGAATACGTTGTCACCGTCGTCAAGCATATCTTCAAGGAACATATTGTTCTTCAATATGAGGTTAAGAATACCCTACCAGATACTGTTCTTGAAGAAGTGTCCGTGGTTGCGAGCCCATCTGATGAGGAAGAGCTCGAGGAAGATTTCATCATTCCTGCTACCAAGCTCGTCACTGATGAGCCAGGTACTATTTATGTATCTTTCAAGAAAATCAGTGGTGAAGCTGCTTTCCCTTCAAGTACCTTTACCAATATCCTCAAGTTTACCACTAAAGAAATTGATCCAACAACTGGTGAGCCTGAAGACACTGGTTATGATGATGAGTATCAAGTCGAGGATCTCGAACTTACCGGCAGCGACTATGTTGTCCCTGCTTTTGCTGGTAACTTCAATCACATTTGGGAGCAAGTTGGTGCCTCCGGCGAGGAAGCCGAAGAGACACTCCAATTGAGTGGTGTCAAGAGTATAGCAG ATGCTACTGAACAACTTACCAAAACACTTTCACTACAACCCCTCGATGGTACTGATGTACCAATCAACACAACTACTCACACACTCAAATTATTTGGTAAAACAGTTACCGGAGGAAGAGTTGTGGCTAATATCCGGATGGCTTATTCTAGTAAGTCGGGGGTCACAAGCAAAATTGTGGTTCGTGGTGAGGAAGAAGGGATTGCAGCTTTGGTTATTGGGTCTGTTGCTTAG